A genomic region of Rhodanobacter sp. contains the following coding sequences:
- a CDS encoding aminodeoxychorismate synthase component I, producing the protein MTSCHRRILDGRRDLLAPAAAFPQRYPSLLESVLHGTPQARFDILFAFPQDSLALAADGHVRNGAGNVVGARFLDALDAAWQAERLPSEDDGLPFHGGWALLLSYELAGEIEPRLRLPADAALPVALALRCPVAAIVDHARGCTVLVAEAGSEHLLDTLEADLAAAPAIPALHSPTRLFEDEPSRFLDGVARIHEHLHAGDIFQVNLSRAWRAHYAEPPAPAALHAALRRANPAPFAGLLQQPGWAIASSSPERLVKVRDGLAQTRPIAGTRPRTAGDDDVARIRELAAHPKERAEHVMLIDLERNDLGRVCVPGTVEVDELMTVESYAHVHHIVSNVRGRLRESVTPGQAIAAVFPGGTITGCPKVRCMEIIAELEDAPRGAYTGALGYLDRNGDLDLNILIRTLTLTGDTVSLRAGAGIVADSVAEKELDETRAKARGLLRALGAADA; encoded by the coding sequence GTGACGAGTTGCCATCGTCGCATCCTCGACGGCCGGCGCGACCTGCTCGCGCCGGCCGCTGCATTTCCGCAGCGCTATCCCAGCCTGCTGGAAAGCGTGCTGCACGGCACGCCGCAGGCGCGCTTCGATATCCTGTTCGCGTTCCCGCAGGACAGCCTGGCGCTCGCGGCAGACGGCCATGTGCGCAACGGTGCCGGCAACGTCGTGGGTGCGCGCTTTCTCGATGCGCTGGATGCCGCGTGGCAGGCCGAGCGTTTGCCGAGCGAGGACGACGGCCTGCCGTTCCACGGCGGCTGGGCGTTGCTGCTGTCCTACGAGCTGGCCGGCGAGATCGAACCGAGGCTGCGATTGCCGGCCGATGCCGCGCTGCCGGTGGCGCTGGCCTTGCGCTGTCCGGTCGCAGCCATCGTGGATCATGCGCGCGGCTGCACCGTGCTGGTGGCCGAGGCGGGCAGCGAACACCTGCTCGACACGCTGGAAGCCGATCTGGCGGCGGCGCCGGCGATTCCGGCCCTGCATTCGCCCACGCGACTGTTCGAGGATGAGCCGTCGCGCTTCCTCGATGGCGTGGCGCGCATCCACGAACACCTGCATGCGGGCGACATCTTCCAGGTGAACCTGTCGCGCGCGTGGCGTGCGCATTACGCCGAACCGCCGGCGCCGGCGGCGCTGCATGCCGCCCTGCGCCGCGCCAATCCCGCGCCGTTTGCGGGCCTGCTGCAGCAACCGGGCTGGGCGATCGCCAGCTCTTCGCCCGAGCGGCTGGTGAAAGTGCGCGACGGCCTAGCGCAGACGCGCCCCATCGCCGGCACCCGTCCGCGCACGGCCGGCGACGACGACGTGGCGCGCATCCGCGAACTCGCCGCCCACCCCAAGGAGCGCGCCGAGCACGTGATGCTGATCGATCTCGAACGCAACGACCTTGGCCGCGTCTGCGTGCCGGGCACCGTCGAAGTGGACGAGCTGATGACGGTGGAGAGCTACGCCCACGTGCACCACATCGTCTCCAACGTGCGCGGGCGGCTGCGCGAGAGCGTGACGCCCGGGCAGGCGATCGCCGCGGTGTTCCCCGGCGGCACCATCACCGGTTGCCCCAAGGTGCGCTGCATGGAGATCATCGCCGAACTGGAAGACGCGCCGCGCGGCGCCTATACCGGCGCGCTGGGTTATCTCGACCGCAACGGCGACCTCGACCTCAATATCCTGATCCGCACGCTCACGCTGACCGGCGACACGGTGAGCCTGCGTGCGGGCGCCGGCATCGTGGCCGACTCGGTGGCGGAGAAGGAACTCGACGAGACCCGCGCCAAGGCGCGTGGCCTGCTGCGCGCGCTGGGAGCGGCGGACGCATGA
- the acpP gene encoding acyl carrier protein has protein sequence MSTIEERVKKIVVEQLGVKEDEVTANASFVDDLGADSLDTVELVMALEEEFETEIPDEDAEKITTVQQAVDYIKAHSKD, from the coding sequence ATGAGCACCATCGAAGAGCGCGTCAAGAAGATCGTCGTGGAGCAGCTGGGCGTGAAGGAAGACGAAGTCACGGCGAACGCGTCGTTCGTCGACGATCTGGGCGCCGACTCGCTCGACACCGTCGAGCTGGTGATGGCGCTGGAAGAAGAGTTCGAGACCGAGATCCCGGACGAAGACGCCGAGAAGATCACCACCGTGCAGCAGGCCGTGGACTACATCAAGGCCCACTCCAAGGACTGA
- the fabG_1 gene encoding 3-oxoacyl-ACP reductase FabG — protein MTSSLHGEIALVTGASRGIGAAIADELAAMGATVIGTATSESGAAAIGERLAAHGGHGRVLNVTDAAAVDALIDGIAKEFGAVSILVNNAGITRDQLLMRMPEADWQAILDTNLSSVFRTSKAVMRGMMKARKGRIISIASVIGLTGNPGQSNYAAAKAGIIAFSKSLAREIGSRGITVNVVAPGFIDTDMTRALPESAKEGLLGQIALGRLGEASDIAKAVGFLASPAAAYITGETLHVNGGMYMP, from the coding sequence ATGACCTCATCACTGCACGGCGAAATCGCGCTGGTCACCGGCGCCAGCCGCGGCATCGGCGCGGCGATCGCGGACGAACTGGCGGCGATGGGCGCCACCGTGATCGGTACGGCCACCAGCGAGTCTGGCGCGGCCGCGATCGGCGAGCGGCTGGCCGCGCACGGCGGCCATGGCCGCGTGCTGAATGTCACCGACGCCGCCGCGGTGGATGCGCTGATCGACGGCATCGCCAAGGAGTTCGGCGCGGTGAGCATCCTGGTCAACAACGCGGGCATCACCCGCGACCAGCTGCTGATGCGCATGCCCGAGGCGGACTGGCAGGCCATCCTCGACACCAACCTCAGCTCGGTGTTCCGCACCAGCAAGGCGGTGATGCGCGGCATGATGAAGGCGCGCAAGGGTCGCATCATTTCCATCGCCTCGGTGATCGGGCTGACCGGCAATCCTGGCCAGTCCAACTACGCGGCGGCCAAGGCCGGCATCATCGCGTTCTCCAAGTCGCTGGCGCGCGAGATCGGTTCGCGCGGCATCACGGTGAACGTGGTGGCGCCGGGTTTCATCGACACCGACATGACGCGTGCGCTGCCGGAGTCCGCGAAGGAAGGCCTGCTGGGCCAGATCGCGCTGGGCCGGCTGGGCGAGGCCAGCGATATCGCCAAGGCGGTGGGTTTCCTGGCGTCGCCTGCCGCGGCCTACATCACCGGCGAGACGCTGCATGTCAACGGCGGCATGTACATGCCCTGA
- the pabC gene encoding aminodeoxychorismate lyase produces the protein MMLVDGRPQESVSALDRGLLYGDGLFETIRCVGGAAPLWPRHMQRLAHGCERLRLPLPDLALLWREAQAATQGMADAVLRITLTRGVGARGYAMPEAPQLTRVVAAFPMPVIGVAAYCEGVRLHLCQTLLAEQPLLAGIKHLNRLEQVLARAEWSDPAVAEGLLCDARGHAVSATAANLFAVVDGVPVTPRVDRCGVAGVLRAELLDALPQAQVRDLPLVECLAADELFLSSSVRGILPVQAVGDTVFAPGPVARAMQAHWRGLGFAVEQA, from the coding sequence ATGATGCTGGTCGACGGCCGGCCGCAGGAGAGCGTATCCGCGCTGGACCGCGGCCTGCTCTACGGCGACGGCCTGTTCGAGACGATCCGTTGCGTGGGTGGCGCTGCGCCCTTGTGGCCGCGCCACATGCAGCGGCTGGCGCACGGTTGCGAACGCCTACGCCTGCCGCTGCCCGACCTCGCGCTGCTGTGGCGCGAAGCGCAGGCCGCGACGCAGGGCATGGCGGATGCCGTGCTGCGCATCACGCTCACCCGCGGCGTCGGCGCGCGCGGCTACGCGATGCCCGAAGCGCCGCAGCTCACCCGCGTCGTGGCGGCGTTTCCGATGCCGGTGATCGGCGTGGCGGCGTATTGCGAGGGCGTGCGCCTGCATCTGTGCCAGACCCTGCTTGCCGAGCAGCCTTTGCTGGCCGGCATCAAGCATCTCAACCGGCTGGAGCAGGTGCTGGCGCGCGCCGAGTGGAGCGATCCGGCGGTCGCCGAGGGCCTGCTGTGCGATGCGCGCGGCCATGCGGTCTCGGCCACCGCGGCCAACCTGTTTGCGGTGGTCGACGGTGTGCCGGTGACGCCGCGGGTGGACCGTTGCGGCGTGGCCGGCGTGCTGCGCGCCGAACTGCTCGATGCGCTGCCGCAGGCGCAGGTGCGCGATCTGCCGCTGGTCGAGTGCCTTGCCGCCGACGAACTCTTCCTAAGTTCCAGTGTTCGCGGCATCCTGCCCGTTCAGGCCGTGGGCGATACGGTGTTCGCACCCGGTCCGGTGGCCCGCGCGATGCAGGCGCATTGGCGCGGGCTCGGTTTCGCTGTGGAGCAGGCATGA
- the fabF gene encoding beta-ketoacyl-ACP synthase II yields the protein MSKRRVVVTGMGIISPVGNDLPTAWGNILKGASGIGPVTHFDASTYATRIAGQVKDFDPAQWIAPKEIKKMDPFIHYGIAAGTQALKDSGLEVTEANASRIGVAVAAGIGGLHTIEHTSIELHEKGPRRVSPFFVPSSIINMVSGHLSIMYGLKGPNIACVTACTTGTHNIGLAARMIQYGDADVMIAGGAEFATTGTAMAGFCSAKAMSTRNDEPTKASRPWDKDRDGFVLSDGAGVLVLEEYEHAKARGARIYAELVGFGMSGDAFHITAPSEGGEGAARCMDSALKDAGLNPADVQYVNAHGTSTPLGDLGEVLAAKRVFGDHAYKLAMSSTKSVTGHLLGAAGGVEAIFTILALRDQVLPPTVNLDEPGEGCDLDFVPHTAREAKLDVALSNSFGFGGTNGTLAFRRI from the coding sequence ATGAGCAAGCGACGCGTGGTAGTGACCGGCATGGGCATCATCTCGCCGGTCGGCAACGACCTGCCCACGGCGTGGGGCAACATCCTCAAGGGCGCCAGCGGCATCGGCCCGGTGACCCATTTCGATGCGTCCACGTATGCCACGCGCATCGCCGGCCAGGTGAAGGATTTCGACCCGGCGCAGTGGATCGCGCCGAAAGAGATCAAGAAGATGGATCCCTTCATCCACTACGGCATCGCCGCGGGCACGCAGGCGCTGAAGGATTCCGGGCTGGAAGTGACGGAAGCCAACGCGTCGCGCATCGGCGTGGCGGTGGCGGCCGGCATCGGCGGCCTGCACACCATCGAGCACACCTCGATCGAACTGCACGAGAAGGGCCCGCGCCGCGTGTCGCCGTTCTTCGTGCCATCGTCGATCATCAACATGGTGTCCGGCCACCTGTCGATCATGTACGGCCTGAAGGGCCCGAACATCGCCTGTGTCACCGCCTGCACCACCGGCACGCACAACATCGGCCTGGCCGCGCGCATGATCCAGTACGGCGACGCCGACGTGATGATCGCCGGCGGCGCCGAGTTCGCCACCACCGGCACGGCGATGGCGGGCTTCTGCTCGGCCAAGGCCATGTCCACCCGCAACGACGAGCCGACCAAGGCCAGCCGGCCGTGGGACAAGGACCGCGACGGCTTCGTGCTGTCCGACGGCGCCGGCGTGCTGGTGCTGGAGGAATACGAGCATGCCAAGGCGCGCGGCGCGCGCATCTACGCCGAGCTGGTCGGCTTCGGCATGAGCGGCGACGCCTTCCACATCACCGCGCCCAGCGAGGGCGGCGAGGGCGCCGCCCGCTGCATGGACAGCGCGCTGAAGGATGCCGGCCTCAACCCCGCCGACGTGCAGTACGTCAACGCGCACGGCACCTCGACGCCGCTGGGCGACCTCGGCGAGGTGCTGGCCGCCAAGCGCGTGTTCGGCGACCACGCCTACAAGCTGGCGATGAGCTCCACCAAGTCGGTCACCGGCCACCTGCTCGGCGCGGCCGGCGGCGTGGAGGCGATCTTCACCATCCTCGCGCTGCGCGACCAGGTGTTGCCGCCCACCGTCAACCTCGACGAGCCGGGCGAAGGCTGCGACCTCGACTTCGTGCCGCACACCGCGCGCGAGGCGAAGCTGGACGTGGCGCTCTCCAACTCGTTCGGCTTCGGCGGCACCAACGGCACGCTGGCGTTCCGTCGCATCTGA
- the fabD gene encoding ACP S-malonyltransferase, with protein sequence MTAIHSNLAFVFPGQGSQSVGMLAELAAAHGEVKASFDEASQGAGVDLWALSQQGPEDQLNRTEHTQPALLAASVAVWRVWRKLGGAQPAQLSGHSLGEYSALVCAGALSLHDAAALVAERGRLMQAAVPAGTGAMAAILGGDDAQIAQVCAEVAQGQVVAPANFNSPGQLVIAGNAEAVDRALARLAELGVKKAIKLAVSVPSHCMLMREAADKLGERMGSISWQLPAIPVIQNAEAKRYDSLDDIRGALQRQLYLPVRWTECVQALAAGGAVRIAECGPGKVLAGLVKRIDKSLEARAIGAPSDLEAAHAEWS encoded by the coding sequence ATGACTGCCATCCATTCCAACCTGGCCTTCGTCTTTCCCGGTCAGGGTTCGCAGTCGGTCGGCATGCTGGCCGAACTGGCCGCCGCGCATGGCGAGGTGAAGGCGAGCTTCGATGAAGCCTCGCAGGGCGCGGGAGTGGACCTGTGGGCGCTCAGCCAGCAGGGGCCGGAAGACCAGCTCAACCGTACCGAGCACACGCAGCCTGCGCTGCTTGCCGCCAGCGTGGCGGTGTGGCGCGTGTGGCGGAAGCTCGGCGGCGCGCAGCCGGCGCAGTTGTCCGGCCACAGCCTGGGCGAATACAGCGCGCTGGTCTGCGCGGGCGCCCTGTCGCTGCACGATGCGGCGGCGCTGGTGGCCGAGCGCGGCCGCCTGATGCAGGCGGCGGTGCCGGCGGGCACGGGCGCGATGGCGGCGATCCTCGGCGGCGACGACGCGCAGATCGCGCAGGTGTGCGCCGAAGTCGCGCAAGGCCAGGTGGTGGCGCCGGCCAACTTCAACTCGCCGGGCCAGTTGGTGATCGCCGGCAACGCCGAGGCGGTGGATCGTGCGCTGGCGCGGCTTGCCGAGCTGGGCGTGAAGAAGGCCATCAAGCTCGCCGTGTCGGTGCCTTCGCACTGCATGCTGATGCGCGAGGCGGCGGACAAGCTGGGCGAGCGCATGGGCTCGATTTCCTGGCAGCTGCCGGCCATCCCGGTGATCCAGAATGCCGAGGCGAAGCGCTACGACAGCCTCGACGACATCCGCGGCGCACTGCAGCGCCAGCTCTATCTGCCGGTGCGCTGGACGGAGTGCGTGCAGGCGCTCGCCGCCGGCGGCGCCGTGCGCATCGCCGAATGCGGCCCGGGCAAGGTGCTGGCCGGGCTGGTCAAGCGCATCGACAAGTCGCTGGAAGCGCGTGCCATCGGTGCGCCGTCCGATCTCGAAGCAGCGCACGCCGAGTGGAGCTGA
- the mltG gene encoding endolytic transglycosylase MltG, giving the protein MKGKSWRNIILALLIAAIGGAIWGWHGFSRFGDAPLHVSAPGESIDIGRGSSFKEIVKQLRDEGLSRAPPLYWRLLAMQMHAVGKLHAGEYATPVGITPRRLLANMAAGKVLQRDVTIVDGWTFREVLAALGKADKLKHDTVGLDDAAIMQKIGAPGEQPEGRFLPETYAYVKGDSDLDILRRAHAAMTKTLDELWPQRDKGLPLATPYDALILASIVEKETGRADERAKIAGVFVRRLEDHMLLQTDPSVIYGMGDSYQGKIHKSDLTTDTPYNTYTRPGLPPTPIAMPGKPAILAALHPEPGTALYFVAKGDGTHVFADTLTEQNRNVACYQLKRCSP; this is encoded by the coding sequence ATGAAGGGTAAAAGCTGGCGCAACATCATCCTCGCGTTGCTGATCGCGGCGATCGGCGGTGCGATATGGGGCTGGCACGGTTTCAGCCGTTTCGGCGACGCGCCGCTGCATGTTTCCGCGCCGGGCGAAAGCATTGACATCGGTCGCGGCAGCAGCTTCAAGGAAATCGTGAAGCAGTTGCGCGACGAAGGCCTGAGCCGCGCCCCGCCGCTGTACTGGCGCCTGCTGGCGATGCAGATGCACGCGGTCGGCAAGCTGCATGCCGGCGAATACGCCACGCCGGTCGGCATCACGCCGCGCCGGCTGTTGGCCAACATGGCGGCCGGCAAGGTGCTGCAGCGCGACGTCACCATCGTCGACGGCTGGACCTTCCGCGAGGTGCTGGCCGCGCTGGGCAAGGCGGACAAGCTCAAGCACGACACCGTCGGCCTCGACGATGCCGCGATCATGCAGAAGATCGGTGCGCCGGGCGAGCAGCCGGAGGGCCGCTTCCTGCCGGAAACCTATGCCTACGTGAAGGGCGACAGCGACCTCGACATCCTCCGGCGCGCCCATGCCGCGATGACCAAGACGCTGGACGAGCTGTGGCCGCAGCGCGACAAGGGGCTGCCGCTGGCGACGCCTTACGACGCGCTGATCCTCGCCTCCATCGTGGAGAAGGAAACCGGCCGCGCCGACGAGCGCGCGAAGATCGCCGGCGTGTTCGTGCGCCGCCTCGAGGACCACATGCTGCTGCAGACCGATCCCAGCGTGATCTACGGCATGGGCGACAGCTACCAGGGCAAGATCCACAAGAGCGACCTCACCACCGACACGCCGTACAACACCTACACCCGTCCCGGCCTGCCGCCCACGCCGATCGCCATGCCGGGCAAGCCGGCGATCCTGGCGGCGCTGCATCCCGAGCCTGGCACCGCGTTGTACTTCGTGGCGAAGGGCGACGGCACGCACGTGTTCGCCGACACCCTCACCGAGCAGAACCGCAACGTGGCCTGCTACCAGTTGAAGCGGTGCAGCCCATGA